The Tamandua tetradactyla isolate mTamTet1 chromosome 23, mTamTet1.pri, whole genome shotgun sequence genome includes a window with the following:
- the TMEM120A gene encoding transmembrane protein 120A, producing MSSPPPGPLGDCLRDWEDLQQDFQGIQETHRRYRLKLEELTKLQNNCTSSITRQKKRLQELSLLLKKCRHSLQSGAEEAVQELENQIKERQGLFFDMEAYLPKKNGLYLSLVLGNVNVTLLSKQAKFAYKDEYEKFKLYLTIILILISFTCRFLLNSRVTDATFNFLLVWYYCTLTIRENILISNGSRIKGWWVFHHYVSTFLSGVMLTWPDGLMYQKFRNQFLSFSIYQSFVQFLQYYYQSGCLYRLRALGERHTMDLTVEGFQSWMWRGLTFLLPFLFFGHFWQLFNALTLFSLARDPECKEWQVLMCGLPFLLLFLGNFFTTLRVVHQKFHSQWHGSKKE from the exons ATGAGTTCCCCGCCCCCGGGCCCGCTGGGCGACTGCCTGCGGGACTGGGAAGATCTGCAGCAGGACTTCCAGGGCATCCAG GAGACCCACCGGCGGTACCGCCTGAAGCTGGAGGAGCTGACCAAGCTGCAGAACAATTGTACCAGCTCCATCACTCGGCAGAAGAAACGGCTCCAGGAATTGTCCCTCCTCCTGAAGAA ATGCAGACACTCCCTCCAATCAGGAGCTGAGGAGGCCGTGCAGGAGCTTGAGAACCAGATCAAAGAGCGCCAGGGCCTCTTCTTTGACATGGAGGCCTATTTACCCAAGAAGAATGG GTTGTACCTGAGCCTGGTGCTGGGCAATGTCAACGTGACGCTCCTGAGCAAGCAGGCTAA gTTTGCCTACAAAGACGAGTATGAGAAGTTCAAGCTCTACCTCACCATCATCCTCATCCTCATCTCCTTCACCTGCCGCTTCCTCCTCAACTCCAG GGTGACAGACGCCACCTTCAACTTCCTGCTGGTCTGGTACTACTGCACGTTGACCATCCGGGAGAACATCCTCATCAGCAACGGCTCGCG GATCAAAGGCTGGTGGGTCTTCCATCACTATGTGTCCACGTTCTTGTCGGGCGTGATGCTGACCTG GCCCGACGGCCTCATGTACCAGAAGTTCCGGAACCAGTTCCTGTCCTTCTCCATATACCAGA GCTTTGTGCAGTTCCTCCAGTACTACTACCAGAGCGGCTGCCTGTACCGCCTGCGGGCCCTGGGGGAGAGGCACACCATGGACCTCACCGTGG aGGGCTTCCAGTCCTGGATGTGGCGTGGCCTCACCTTCCTGCTGCCCTTTCTTTTCTTCGGACAT TTCTGGCAACTCTTCAACGCGCTGACGCTGTTTAGCCTGGCCCGGGACCCCGAGTGTAAGGAGTGGCAG gtGCTTATGTGCGgcctccctttccttctcctcttcctcggCAATTTCTTCACCACCCTGCGGGTTGTGCACCAGAAGTTCCACAGTCAGTGGCATGGGAGCAAGAAGGAATGA
- the POR gene encoding NADPH--cytochrome P450 reductase isoform X1, protein MADSNTDTSATAAEAVTEEVSLFSTMDVILFSLIVGLLTYWFLFRKKKEEIPEFTKIQSVTSSVKESSFVEKMKKTGRNIVVFYGSQTGTAEEFANRLSKDAHRYGMRGMAADPEEYDLADLNSLPEIDNSLAIFCMATYGEGDPTDNAQDFYDWLQETDVDLSGVKFAVFGLGNKTYEHFNAMGKYVDKRLEQLGAQRIFELGMGDDDGNLEEDFITWREQFWPAVCEHFGVEATGEESSIRQYELVLHTDIDVAKVYTGEMGRLKSYENQKPPFDAKNPFLAEVTTNRKLNQGTERHLMHLELDISDSKIRYESGDHVAVYPANDSALVSQLGKILGADLDTIMSLKNLDEESNKKHPFPCPTSYRTALTYYLDITNPPRTNVLYELAQYASDPTEQEHLRKMASSSGEGKELYLSWVVEARRHILAILQDYPSLRPPIDHLCELLPRLQARYYSIASSSKVHPNSVHICAVAVEYETKSGRINKGVATTWLRAKEPAGENGRRALVPMFVRKSQFRLPFKATTPVIMVGPGTGVAPFIGFIQERAWLQQQGKEVGETLLYYGCRRSDEDYLYREELAQFHKDGALSQLNVAFSREQPHKVYVQHLLKRDREHLWKLIHEGGAHIYVCGDARNMARDVQNTFCDIVAELGAMEHGQAVDYIKKLMTKGRYSLDVWS, encoded by the exons GACCTCCTCTGTGAAAGAGAGCAGCTTCGTGGAAAAGATGAAGAAGACG GGGCGGAACATCGTGGTGTTCTACGGCTCCCAGACGGGGACCGCGGAGGAATTTGCCAACCGCCTGTCCAAGGACGCGCACCGCTACGGCATGCGGGGCATGGCAGCCGACCCCGAGGAGTACGACCTG GCCGATCTGAACAGCCTGCCGGAGATAGACAACTCCCTGGCAATTTTCTGCATGGCAACCTACGGCGAGGGCGACCCCACTGACAACGCCCAGGACTTCTACGACTGGCTCCAGGAGACAGACGTGGACCTCTCAGGGGTCAAGTTTGCG GTGTTTGGCCTCGGGAACAAGACCTACGAGCACTTCAATGCGATGGGCAAGTATGTGGACAAGCGGCTGGAGCAGCTGGGCGCCCAGCGGATCTTCGAGCTGGGAATGGGAGATGATGATGGAAA TTTGGAGGAGGATTTCATCACGTGGCGAGAGCAGTTCTGGCCAGCTGTGTGTGAGCATTTTGGAGTGGAAGCCACCGGAGAGGAGTCCAG CATTCGCCAGTATGAGCTTGTGCTCCACACGGATATCGACGTGGCCAAAGTCTACACGGGCGAGATGGGCCGCCTGAAGAGCTATGAAAACCAGAAGCC CCCCTTTGATGCCAAGAACCCGTTCCTGGCTGAAGTCACCACCAACCGGAAGCTGAACCAGGGCACCGAGCGGCACCTCATGCACCTGGAGTTAGACATCTCAGATTCCAAAATCAG GTATGAGTCTGGGGACCATGTGGCTGTGTACCCAGCCAATGACTCTGCCCTCGTCAGCCAACTCGGGAAGATCCTGGGTGCTGACCTGGACACCATCATGTCCCTGAAAAATCTCGACG AGGAGTCCAACAAGAAGCACCCATTCCCCTGCCCCACCTCCTACCGCACGGCACTCACCTACTACTTGGACATCACCAACCCACCCCGCACCAACGTGCTCTACGAGCTGGCCCAGTACGCCTCGGACCCCACCGAGCAGGAGCACCTGCGCAAGATGGCCTCGTCCTCGGGCGAGGGCAAG GAGCTGTACCTGAGCTGGGTGGTGGAGGCTCGGAGGCACATCCTGGCCATCCTGCAGGACTATCCGTCCCTGCGGCCCCCCATAGACCACTTGTGCGAGCTGCTACCTCGGCTCCAGGCCCGCTATTACTCCATCGCCTCGTCCTCCAAG GTGCACCCCAACTCCGTGCACATCTGCGCGGTGGCCGTGGAGTATGAGACCAAGTCCGGTCGCATCAACAAGGGCGTGGCCACCACCTGGCTGCGGGCCAAGGAGCCGGCGGGGGAGAACGGCCGTCGGGCCCTGGTGCCCATGTTCGTGCGGAAGTCCCAGTTCCGCCTGCCCTTCAAGGCCACCACGCCCGTGATCATGGTGGGCCCCGGCACTGGGGTGGCCCCCTTCATAGGCTTCATCCAGGAACGGGCCTGGCTGCAGCAGCAAG GCAAGGAAGTGGGGGAGACGCTGCTGTACTACGGCTGCCGCCGGTCGGACGAGGACTACCTGTACCGCGAGGAGCTGGCCCAGTTCCACAAGGACGGCGCCCTCTCGCAGCTCAACGTGGCCTTCTCCCGGGAGCAGCCCCACAAG GTTTACGTGCAGCATTTACTGAAGAGAGACAGGGAGCACCTGTGGAAACTGATCCATGAGGGAGGGGCCCACATCTACGTGTGTGG GGATGCCCGGAACATGGCGAGGGACGTGCAGAACACCTTCTGCGACATAGTGGCTGAGCTGGGGGCCATGGAGCACGGACAGGCCGTGGACTACATCAAGAAGCTGATGACCAAGGGCCGCTACTCCCTGGACGTGTGGAGCTAG
- the POR gene encoding NADPH--cytochrome P450 reductase isoform X2 → MSFVINMADSNTDTSATAAEAVTEEVSLFSTMDVILFSLIVGLLTYWFLFRKKKEEIPEFTKIQSVTSSVKESSFVEKMKKTGRNIVVFYGSQTGTAEEFANRLSKDAHRYGMRGMAADPEEYDLADLNSLPEIDNSLAIFCMATYGEGDPTDNAQDFYDWLQETDVDLSGVKFAVFGLGNKTYEHFNAMGKYVDKRLEQLGAQRIFELGMGDDDGNLEEDFITWREQFWPAVCEHFGVEATGEESSIRQYELVLHTDIDVAKVYTGEMGRLKSYENQKPPFDAKNPFLAEVTTNRKLNQGTERHLMHLELDISDSKIRYESGDHVAVYPANDSALVSQLGKILGADLDTIMSLKNLDEESNKKHPFPCPTSYRTALTYYLDITNPPRTNVLYELAQYASDPTEQEHLRKMASSSGEGKELYLSWVVEARRHILAILQDYPSLRPPIDHLCELLPRLQARYYSIASSSKVHPNSVHICAVAVEYETKSGRINKGVATTWLRAKEPAGENGRRALVPMFVRKSQFRLPFKATTPVIMVGPGTGVAPFIGFIQERAWLQQQGKEVGETLLYYGCRRSDEDYLYREELAQFHKDGALSQLNVAFSREQPHKVYVQHLLKRDREHLWKLIHEGGAHIYVCGDARNMARDVQNTFCDIVAELGAMEHGQAVDYIKKLMTKGRYSLDVWS, encoded by the exons GACCTCCTCTGTGAAAGAGAGCAGCTTCGTGGAAAAGATGAAGAAGACG GGGCGGAACATCGTGGTGTTCTACGGCTCCCAGACGGGGACCGCGGAGGAATTTGCCAACCGCCTGTCCAAGGACGCGCACCGCTACGGCATGCGGGGCATGGCAGCCGACCCCGAGGAGTACGACCTG GCCGATCTGAACAGCCTGCCGGAGATAGACAACTCCCTGGCAATTTTCTGCATGGCAACCTACGGCGAGGGCGACCCCACTGACAACGCCCAGGACTTCTACGACTGGCTCCAGGAGACAGACGTGGACCTCTCAGGGGTCAAGTTTGCG GTGTTTGGCCTCGGGAACAAGACCTACGAGCACTTCAATGCGATGGGCAAGTATGTGGACAAGCGGCTGGAGCAGCTGGGCGCCCAGCGGATCTTCGAGCTGGGAATGGGAGATGATGATGGAAA TTTGGAGGAGGATTTCATCACGTGGCGAGAGCAGTTCTGGCCAGCTGTGTGTGAGCATTTTGGAGTGGAAGCCACCGGAGAGGAGTCCAG CATTCGCCAGTATGAGCTTGTGCTCCACACGGATATCGACGTGGCCAAAGTCTACACGGGCGAGATGGGCCGCCTGAAGAGCTATGAAAACCAGAAGCC CCCCTTTGATGCCAAGAACCCGTTCCTGGCTGAAGTCACCACCAACCGGAAGCTGAACCAGGGCACCGAGCGGCACCTCATGCACCTGGAGTTAGACATCTCAGATTCCAAAATCAG GTATGAGTCTGGGGACCATGTGGCTGTGTACCCAGCCAATGACTCTGCCCTCGTCAGCCAACTCGGGAAGATCCTGGGTGCTGACCTGGACACCATCATGTCCCTGAAAAATCTCGACG AGGAGTCCAACAAGAAGCACCCATTCCCCTGCCCCACCTCCTACCGCACGGCACTCACCTACTACTTGGACATCACCAACCCACCCCGCACCAACGTGCTCTACGAGCTGGCCCAGTACGCCTCGGACCCCACCGAGCAGGAGCACCTGCGCAAGATGGCCTCGTCCTCGGGCGAGGGCAAG GAGCTGTACCTGAGCTGGGTGGTGGAGGCTCGGAGGCACATCCTGGCCATCCTGCAGGACTATCCGTCCCTGCGGCCCCCCATAGACCACTTGTGCGAGCTGCTACCTCGGCTCCAGGCCCGCTATTACTCCATCGCCTCGTCCTCCAAG GTGCACCCCAACTCCGTGCACATCTGCGCGGTGGCCGTGGAGTATGAGACCAAGTCCGGTCGCATCAACAAGGGCGTGGCCACCACCTGGCTGCGGGCCAAGGAGCCGGCGGGGGAGAACGGCCGTCGGGCCCTGGTGCCCATGTTCGTGCGGAAGTCCCAGTTCCGCCTGCCCTTCAAGGCCACCACGCCCGTGATCATGGTGGGCCCCGGCACTGGGGTGGCCCCCTTCATAGGCTTCATCCAGGAACGGGCCTGGCTGCAGCAGCAAG GCAAGGAAGTGGGGGAGACGCTGCTGTACTACGGCTGCCGCCGGTCGGACGAGGACTACCTGTACCGCGAGGAGCTGGCCCAGTTCCACAAGGACGGCGCCCTCTCGCAGCTCAACGTGGCCTTCTCCCGGGAGCAGCCCCACAAG GTTTACGTGCAGCATTTACTGAAGAGAGACAGGGAGCACCTGTGGAAACTGATCCATGAGGGAGGGGCCCACATCTACGTGTGTGG GGATGCCCGGAACATGGCGAGGGACGTGCAGAACACCTTCTGCGACATAGTGGCTGAGCTGGGGGCCATGGAGCACGGACAGGCCGTGGACTACATCAAGAAGCTGATGACCAAGGGCCGCTACTCCCTGGACGTGTGGAGCTAG